CTAAACCGTATAGGCCTCCAAAGCGCGGGAAGTACAGGAAAAGCTCAAAAAGCGGAGGTCGCCGGCCAATACGATGATCATCTCAGCCCATTGTGCTCTAAGATCCCTGCTTTTACATCCTGGCGTAACTGCGTTGTATTACCGAGTAGCATTATTCTTTACACGGGGGGTTTGCCTTCGTCTTTCTTAGGATTGACTATTATTACGTTATTTTCCCGACAATGCATCCTCTCATCGCGTTTATAGAACCATAAAACAACGAATGTCCACATGGACAAGCAAAATATATCCACGGAAGTAAACGTAAATCCTTTTAGGAATCTAGGCGCCTCTGACGTCTTCCAAACTAACACGCTAATCCATGCCTGCATTGCTTGTGCCACGGTATTCATCACCACCAAAATTACTGCTCTCGCTCTGGCGTCTCGCCGACATATGTCATTCTGCCAAGAATAAAGTACTGGCGCCATAGCCCAACCAAAGTATTGCAACATAAAAGCAAACCATTTTGCGCTCTCAGAGACGTCCCACACAGCTAGAATGACATTGCCCATAAAGTTAAACACCTGTGTGAGAAGGATAGCAGCCAATCTACTATGTCCCAAATCTGCAATTAGACTCGTCAAAATAAGATACACCATGCCTAGAGCAGGTGTAATCATGGATAAGCGATTCAGATTGGGCGTAGAAAATCTTTCTAATGACTTCATCCATAAAAGGTACGCACCAGCAGGTCCGTTGTTATTATTCCAGCAGAAAATATTCCATATCGATAAGATATATATTTTCCAGTCAGTCATGATATTCTTCCAGAGTTGTTTGTCAAAGATCTTAGAGGAAAAATCAGATTTGTCAATATTACTCTCCTCCAGCCTtcttctggctaacctaATTTCATCGTCAGTCAGGAATATTGAGTAGCAATTATTTGGGTCGCCCGGAAGCATGTAGAATCCTATGATACCAACAATTATGGAAATTATTGCATCAATAATGAAGCTCCATCTCCACCCTGACAATCCATTTTTTCCATCCAGCGTTGCAGATACAGCGGATTGAATACCGCCAGAGGAGAGAATACCTGCATACTGGCCCAAATAATAAAATGCTGAACGACGTACAATCTCATCGTGCTTATAAAAACATCCAAACAAGTACTGATAGGAAAGATACGCAGGCGCTTCAAAGACGCCAATCAGAAAGCGGATAGCCTTCAATTGACCCACATTATTAACATGGGCGGCACCTAGCGTGAGCACAGACCATCCCAGATCGAGCGCCGGGAGCACATAGTTCAAGGGCACCTTATTCAAAATGAATATAAATGGCAGCTGAAATATAACTGCACCAACTGTGAACATGGCTTGCGTGTTGACCAGATCGTTGCCGCTCATGCCTAATTCTTCCTTCATGCCTGATACGTATGCATTGTTGAGATTCACAGTGTCGAGGTACTTCACCCAATATGCTAGACAAGAATAAAAAGCCAATAAAACGTCTAACTTAAACAAAAGCTTCTTTTCCGCCTTTGATGTGGCCGTACCAAACCAGCTCCAAGAGCGCCTTTTGCTTGCATGTGCTTTAGTAACACGGTATTCTTGCTCATCAAGATATTTCCACCACGGTCTCTTACTCTCATCGCGGTATTCGTATTTTTCTTCAGTGAATGTATCTAGACTCGTTGTCTTCTGCAAACCACTCTCCTTCAGTGACCCGTCTTCGGTTGTAGTTGCTACACCCCCAGCATCCTCTTCAAGCCTCCTTCGAACAGGTATAAACCCCCATTTTAGCCTTCGCCAGGGCTGTACTACCAGTTCTTTCAAAATGTCGACCATGAGCTCTAATGCAGGCATAGGCGGGCTGTCACAAGGAGGAGTACGCACTCCCTTTTATAATACCTATAGCAATAAGTAGAGTCACCACATTGACTACTGATGCCTTCCAGTGGCCAATGCCGCTGTTCTCCTTGAAGCGCCCTACAAAGCTTATCTGCCACTACTACGTAAGAGCGCCGATCTCTGTGTGCTTGTACTATTGCAGCACTGTGATGTTTCGGGCAAGCGGCCTATCATTACCGCTTTAACCGCTCGCAACAAAGAGCCACACTGATTACTTAAGAATTAAGTCATTTTCCAGGTGAAGCAATGCCACTGTTGCAAGGTCCGATTGCGTAAAAGTCAGGTGCGATTACCATCTCAACAGACCGTGGCTTGGCGTACGACATCCGTGTATACGCGAAGCTTGCCTGGTATTGTGCTTCGAGACTTGAGAGAAAAAACGTAAAGCATGGATTGTCTTGATGACTTCAAGCGATTAGTATCCACGACTCGAGATCTTCAGCTCTGTGTACTTGAACAAAGGTGGCGCTTGCGCGGAGAACAGGTCAATTTCAGCCAGGAGCATGTCTCAGACTCCGCCTAGACCCATTAGTCTTCCACTACACGGATAAGTCTCCTAATGGCTGACTTCACCTATATATTAGTACAATGATAGCTGTCACTGCTGATGTAAGTTAACGCGATATAACAAGCAAAGAGAAGGTGAATAATATATCACCCGCGGGTCGCGGTGGGTCCTCGTATTATACAAAATGCTGGCTAGAGGCTCTTTTTTCGGAAAGATTTCAGGAGCAACGACAGCGATGGTGCGTATCTAACTATGCATTGCGTAGCATGTAACAGGCGGCAGAGTCTGGGAGGGCCTACCGGGGATGAGATGGCCCTTATAGAATGGCGTGACTGATGCAAACTCGCACGTAGTGGAAGATGCCCGAGCTACATTCTAATATTATAGAATCTTTTGCCCGCGGTATACCCGATCCAATCGCCCGAAGGACGCCATACAAAGTTATTAACCTCGTATTGTGCGGTATATGACATTTGCGGTGTTTCAAGTGTGCGTACCGTGCTAGTGGTCGACCAGCGTTGCTGTGTCAGCCCTGTCCAGACCTGGCTTGCGCTGAGTAGCTCCAGCAGGTCCCAGTACAGTATCTGACAGTCGTCACCGCATGTAGCTAGCACGTTTGGCTTGGAGGGGTGCCACTTCAACTGGTTGACAGGCGCAGCATGTCCTTCCAGTAGGAGCATAGGAGAGCCAGGGTACCTCATATCCAGTATTATTACAACATTAGAGTCCTGCTGAATTGTTGCAAGGATGTTTGGGTCGAATGGAGAAGGCTCCAACCTTAGTAACGCGCAATTATCCAATGCTCCGAGAGATGAGCTTGCCGAGCTCGACAGGGCAGAGCTCTGGCTGTTCTTTTGCAGCTGGCCATCCTGTTCATGTGCTGCTAGTGTATGTACCTGTGTCTGCGACGGCGTTTGGCCCTGCACTTGTTGTTGGGGCTCGTAGATGATTGTACTATGGGCCAGACAGCGTAGGTCAAAGACGCGCACTGAGCCGTCGCCGCCACAGCTTGCAAAAAGGTTACTGGACTGTGTCAGAAACTTCGCATCAAACACTTCCGAGTCGTGGGCAATTAGCTGTGTTTTAACGTAGTTCGATGCTTGTAGGTCCCACACCGTGCAGGTGGTGTCAATCGAGCTCGACAGAATTAGGTTTGTGTCCAGCGCATTCCAGTCAAACGACGTCACCGGCGGTAGCTGCCCCAGCATGCGTCCATTCGACACCTCCCCCAAGCTCTTGCCGTACTTCACCAGCGACAGGTTCAGCTGctcgtgcagctgctcctccaCCGACCATATCCGCAGCGAGTCCGAGCACGTTGCAAGCTTCCCCGTGCCCTTCGGCATCCACTGTATCTTGGACAGCGGGTATATCACGCTCGCCTGCGCCACGCTATCCCAGTGCGACAAATCAGGCGTCGCCTGCAGCACCGTCAGCTTGTTAAATGCGTCCTCCTTGTACGACCCAATGGCCACCCGGTCGCACGCATCCCAATCCACCGCAAACTGCGGCGATGGCAGGTCAGCGCAGTATGCATGTGGCGCCCCCACCTCCAGCGACCGCGGGTGGTACAGCATCGGCGACTGTCGCTGATATATCCCTCCCCCAGCATTCTGGAATTGCTCCATCGGCCTTTGGTAGCTGCCGAATGAAATTGAACTTCGCTTGCCGCCTCTGTAATCCATTTCCAATGACTACGTCCTGCCCAATTCCCATATGCCGCGCCCTGGGCTCCCACTACGCTGCTGATTCAATTAAGGCTTCGATTCACGGTTTTTCACTTGACTATCTTTGTTCTTCTTTCACGGCAACACCTGCTCTGCCACAGATTGAACGTACGTAGACGATAACACCGTTAATACCCCGTCATGACCACCCCACGAAGTCTTGATATCAGCATAGCTACATAGCGAGCTTCTTCACCTGGTAGAGGAATACACCGGAAGAATCACGTgtaatcacgtgacacaaTATGGAAAATTTTGCAGGCCCTTTTACTTCTGCCAGCTCGAAGACTAGTGAAAGGATGGTGAAGATAGACGGTGTCGACATATAGGCTATAGAAGGCTACAATGGCGAGGCAGAACTTCGTGGGGCTTGTGATCAGCCATGGGAAGATGCAGAAGACGGTGAAGGTACGGGTGGAGACCAAAGTGTTCAACAAGCGGCTGAATAAAGAGATGATGCACCGCAAGGACTATCTAGTGCACGATGAGGGCGAGAGCGCAAGGGAGGGCGATGTTGTGCGGATCGAGGCGACACGGCCTCTTTCGCGGCGCAAGTACTTCTCAGTAGCGGAAATCCTGAAGAACCAGGGTCAGCGGCAGGTGGAGTTCCAAGCGGATGCGAAGCGGGCGGTGCGGGCCGATGAGGCAGCGCGGGCGCAGGCGTTCCTGGAACGGAGGGAACAGCGGACGACAGCAGGGACCACCTTGGTGGCAGACGTGGCAGCGCTGCAGGAGGCATACACGCAGGGCACGCTGGACAGCCCGGAAGTCGCGGCGATCCGGGAGCGCTACGGCGTGAGCGAGTTCACGCCTGACACGCTGCAGAAGCTACTGGAGCTGGACGTGACCGCCATGGAGCAGGAGGTGATGCGGCAGCGCACACGCCTGGAAGACGTGCTGAGTAGGCTGGAGGCATACATGCAGGACCAGGCCGCGGCAGATGCCTACCTGCGGTCCAAAAACGTGGAGGCTCCGGAGGAGCTGAAGAAACACACGCGCAAGAACCTGCTGCGCAAGCATATCACGGCGGATCTCCTCAACTAGCTGGGCACATATGTAACAGACGAAAGCTGCTTGTATATACAATAAGAACTCACTAGAAATCAAGGGCCCAGGACTCTGCCCTGGCCTGGGAAGTTGTCGTTGTGCAGCGGCAGCTCGCTCTCCTGGTAGAGCGGGGTGTAGCCTGCTGTGCGGTCCACTGAACTTTCCCGATGGTACTTGACCACGGACGGGATCATACTTATCCACCGGTCAAGCCAGGTCTCAATCTTGACGATGAGCCAGCCGGGCGGCGTCGCCATCTGGAGCCAGCGCTCCCGGAAGCCAATTAGGTACCCTAGACCAAGCCCGATTAGGTGGCCGACAAAGCTGGAGCCGGGCATTAGCAGCGTGACAAGTACCAGGAACACCAGCGGGATATATAGGGTCGGCATCTTCAGACTTGCGAGCTCGTAGTGGGGGCGGAAGCCCGCCTCCTGCACTGCGAAGTAGCCACACAGCGTAAAGCACCACCCGCTCGCCCCGCCTACGTAAACGTTTGGGTACAACAACATGCCAACTAAGCAGTACACGACGCCCGTCACAATGGCCAGGAGGTTGAGCGTGATTCCCGTAAACACCGTCCCGTGTGACGCTTCGAACATCGACAGCGGCACAAACAGCGACATCAGATTCAACAGCAAATGGAAGATTGACAGGTGCGCCAGTGGATAGAGGGAGAGCCGCGTCAGCTGCAGCTTCCTAAGCGCCCCCGGATCCAACAGGATCTTCTCGTTGATTGGGAACACCCAATTCAGCACATACACAAGCGTAAGGAACACCGACAAGCCTGCAGTAAGAGCGCCCGGCTTATGGACCCCGGTCCGTAACATCGACTTCCAATCCATCTTGCTCAATCAAAGTGGCAGTTTGCTTGGGCGTGGCAGTGGACTATGCCTCGCCAGTTGCCCATCAAAACCCTTTCTTCGGAGTATACAGTGTGGTGCACGGTGTTCACCACACAAGATGCCTCGATGCCTTCGATGCCCTTGCCACAGCGATGTTGCTGTGACCAGTAGCCATGATGCAAGCCCCTGGCCCGGCCTCGGGTGCCGGCAACACTGTACTGCATCGTGGGACGTTCCTCTGTGCAGCCCTGGTTGCTGTGGTGAGATGAGTGCTATGCAATATGGAATATATATCAGGTGCGGCGGCCACACGTCTGCAACTGGCTCTCAATGCTGCTTTGACTTTTGGCCGGAGCCGCGCTGGCCCTTCTTCACGGTTTCCCAGATAATGCCCCCGAAGACGACCAGTATGCCGAGCCATTGGACCGGCCTGACGCTGTGCCCATAGACCACGATGCTCAGGAGCATGGAGACCATCTTGCGGGTAACGGTGACGGTTGCGAGCACCAGCGAGCTGTAATGCTCTAGTGTGAAGAACACAAAGCATTGCCCCAGGGCACCGCATGCGCAGTACGTGAACAGATAGGTCAGAATGGCTGGGTCtgcgtgcagctgctgcaggctgCCCTGCCACTGCGTCCGGTCGAACAGGACCAGGTAGGCCAGGTTCCAGAGCACGATGGCCGTATTGAGGGCTACCATCAGATGCGCGCCCGTAATCTTCTTGCTCGCcgggcggcgcagcagccggTCCTGGCTGGCGTTCGTCAGCCCGTCCAGAAACAAACTGACCAGGAGCATCCCGAGCCCATACAGCGACGCCTCGCCCTGCTTTCTCTCTGCCCCCCCCAGCGTGAAGAGCGCCACGCCGCCGCTCACGAGCACGCCCACCAGCGCCTTGTCGCGCCCGATCGGCGTGCGGTAGACCAGCACGTGTACCAGCATGATCGGCAGCAGTTTGCAGCTCTTCGCTAGCATGTACCCCACGTAGTCTACGTACTGTAGCGAGTGGTTCGCGGCCGGCGCAGACAGCGCCTGCGTCAGCGAGATCCCTGCCACATCCGCCCAATGCTTCCGTATGAACTCCCGCGCCCCGTAGCCGCTCCGCTGCGCCTTCAGATAGCAAAGCCCGACCACCGCCGCCGTCAGCGCCTGGCACAGCACGATGAAGCTCGAGTGACTGAACCTGGCTGCCGAGTTTGGCCACACCGACGTCGTCAAGGGCTCCTGCGCCAAACTCCACGTTAAGAACGTCGCATATATTCCACACACGGCGATAACCAACCTGACCTGCGACCCCATTGACCCGAATAGCTACCTATGGTTTTCAGATGACTTCTTTGTCGACGTCGATGTTTCAACATTTTTGATCTCTGGGCCTTAAGTATCACCACGATAACGTAAACGACACGTAGGAGGCAAGGGGATATGACCGAAGATAACCAGAGCAAGGAACAGGGCATTCGATTTGCGGTTTCGACGATTGACACGCAGTGAGCATTCCTAAGCGGGATCCGCAGCTGATCAGATCCGTCACGTGACTAGATATGGTTCAGTAAAATTTTTAAGTGTCCACTACGCAACTTCATGGGTGACTTACAAGCTGAGGGTATATTGGCGCAATGGTTACAGCTGTCAAGTATTCGCCCTTGCGCGCCACGTACGGCGTGCGGAGTGACCAGTATCTGGAGGACTACGACGATTACCGGCACTACCATGGGAAGTTGAACGCAAAACTGATGAGTCTGCGGCGCCGACTCCAGCTCACCACCAGAGACACGCGGAGATACTCGGCAAAAGAGAAATACTCGAAGGTAGGGGCTGCAGAATACCAGCGGAACCGTCTACATGGGCTGGCGATGCTGCTGCATGCGGAGCGGGACATTGCGTATGCGGAGACGCTGAAGCTACGGGCGCGGGAGCGTGGCTGGCTGAAGAAGTCCGAGCGGCGGCTGCTCACGACGAGGCTGAAGAAGGCGTGGCGCACGGCGGggaagctgctggagaTGACGGCGGACGAAGGGCGGTGGGTCGTTCGGGCTGAGCTGCTGGTCTACGAAAAGCTGGCGCGTGTAGAGTACCTGGTACACGGGAAGCATAGCCGCAGAAAGGACTCAGACCGGATCGCACAGGAACTGGCACTTTCAGTGGCTGCTCTGGAGTACCTGTGTACAGAGGGCGAAGTTGCAGCGGAGACAGTCGCGACGATAAACGGCCGTTTTGACTACATGCTGAGACAGCATGCGCAATGCTTTTCATCCGCAGAGCTACAGGCCTTCACAGCGAAGGTAGTTAATACACGCAAAGACGACCCGCTTCTTGTGCTGTTGCTAGCCCATGGGTACGAGCTACCCGTCGAGGGTGCTGCGGCTGCAGACGGCGGGCTGCAGACAGAGGTGAAGTGGAGATCCTATAACGCGCAAATACACGAGCCCAACGTGGCGCGCTTGTTGAACGAAATCAAAACCCAGGATGCGACCCAAGTTTCAGAGCACGACGACCCCGTACTGAAGTGGAACGCGGCAATTGATGCCCAGAGGCAGTCAATGGAGCGCAGACAGGAGGAAGGTGTGCACTATGAGGGAGAGGACGACCAGATATTGCTCACATACCTCCAATTCAACTACTTGTGCGCGACGATGGGCCGCGATGTTGCGCTGTTGCAACCTCTGTGGGTCGAATGGCAAGAAGGCCGCAGGACCGCTCGCTTCACGAAGTACAAGCAGCTGAACCACGTCATCAACAACATAATCACCCATGCAGAGGAGGCTATGGGTCTACCCGGTGTCTACTCAGACGATGAGCTCACTGCATATCTGAAGCTTGTCAAGGTGTTTTACCGTGCGCAGCTTGTAGGCCGCGGGCTCGCTCCCCTTTACCAAGAGGAAGGCAAGCATCAGGAGGCACTGGCTCTATATGCCGGTTCTATGCAGAATCTGAGAACTGCCATGTCCGCTATGCCCCGCGACACCGCTTTCGATCCGTTCAACATCCTAGATAATGTTTCAGAGCTCCAGAAGGCACTCGAATCTAGTTGCCGAAGCGTCGCAGCGTTGGCAGAATACACTGGTAACTCTTCGCGGCCCGCCCAACAGTATGAATTGTCTTTGCTGGAGAAGATGAATACTAATACCTTCATCGACTACGCAAACATTTACACGGGGAACTTGTTCCCGCTACGTCCGCGGGTGATGCCGGTCAGCGCCAAACCTACTTTATTCGATCTAGCCTTCAACTATATTGGATGCGAATCTTCCGCTGTGCCGCCCGAACAGACTTCGGCTGCGGTCACTCCGGCTGCAGAGACCGAACAACCGCGGAAAAGAGGCATCTTTGGGATCTTCCGTTAACCTTAATGTAGCAGTGACTTATCTAGATCAAAACTTTTAGTATATTTGATTATATCTGTACCGTCGCGGTGTGATGGCTTACCCTTCCCATTCGGCGCGGCCAGAGTTTTGTCAGCTGACGACGACCAAAGGGGGACTAGAGTCTTCAAAACCCCGAAGTTACATGCTCCATCCCAAGTAACCAAAACTTTGCGGGGCTAGTCTCTGGGCCTTCGTCGTGATGAACTTCATCTATCGCAAAAAGTACACATGCTGGATATGTTTGGAAGAGAGTGATGGGCTGTTCAGTTTTGCGTGGACACGGCATGAGTGCGGATGCAGTCTGCAGGTCCATAACAAATGTTTAGTACGATGGCTGTTTGCAACAAATCTTCGGGTATGGAACGAGTGTGGCACCAGCGACTTCTACAGAATTAGGTCTTTGCCGGAATTGAAGCGTCGGCTTTGCTATGTGGTCGATGGGCATAGGAACTTCCAGAGTGAAGTTAACCTTGCGGAGACAGTTCAGGGCATACCTGCAGTAGGTCAAACGTGGGCAGCATTTCTGTGCATCTTGGAAATGGCAGTTAGGATTTTACTTCGAATACCTCCGAGTGAGCCACCAACAGACCTATGGCGAGGGTTACCGATCGAGGCTGTTGCCTGTCCTCAATGCAAGAAAAGCATTACCAAGGGGAGACTCTACTGGCACACTAGTTCGCTGGGATTGCATGCGTATAGCATATACAAGTCTGCATCAACGTACGTTGCTACAATTGCGCTATTTTGGTTTTTGTATAGCAACCCATGGAAGCAGTGGTTCAAAATCGGATTGTATCTTCTTAGACAGGTCTTCCCCGAAAGTATACTACAACAAATTCTGGATGTTTCCACAACGAGGGCGATAGATGTGTATACAGACTCGATGAACGGTATTGAGTGCGTTCCGGCTCGGCAGAGGTTTTTGATACTAGGCTTCCCTCTC
This is a stretch of genomic DNA from Eremothecium gossypii ATCC 10895 chromosome VI, complete sequence. It encodes these proteins:
- the SEO1 gene encoding putative permease SEO1 (Non-syntenic homolog of Saccharomyces cerevisiae YAL067C (SEO1)); this translates as MPALELMVDILKELVVQPWRRLKWGFIPVRRRLEEDAGGVATTTEDGSLKESGLQKTTSLDTFTEEKYEYRDESKRPWWKYLDEQEYRVTKAHASKRRSWSWFGTATSKAEKKLLFKLDVLLAFYSCLAYWVKYLDTVNLNNAYVSGMKEELGMSGNDLVNTQAMFTVGAVIFQLPFIFILNKVPLNYVLPALDLGWSVLTLGAAHVNNVGQLKAIRFLIGVFEAPAYLSYQYLFGCFYKHDEIVRRSAFYYLGQYAGILSSGGIQSAVSATLDGKNGLSGWRWSFIIDAIISIIVGIIGFYMLPGDPNNCYSIFLTDDEIRLARRRLEESNIDKSDFSSKIFDKQLWKNIMTDWKIYILSIWNIFCWNNNNGPAGAYLLWMKSLERFSTPNLNRLSMITPALGMVYLILTSLIADLGHSRLAAILLTQVFNFMGNVILAVWDVSESAKWFAFMLQYFGWAMAPVLYSWQNDICRRDARARAVILVVMNTVAQAMQAWISVLVWKTSEAPRFLKGFTFTSVDIFCLSMWTFVVLWFYKRDERMHCRENNVIIVNPKKDEGKPPV
- a CDS encoding uncharacterized protein (Syntenic homolog of Saccharomyces cerevisiae YPL247C), with translation MDYRGGKRSSISFGSYQRPMEQFQNAGGGIYQRQSPMLYHPRSLEVGAPHAYCADLPSPQFAVDWDACDRVAIGSYKEDAFNKLTVLQATPDLSHWDSVAQASVIYPLSKIQWMPKGTGKLATCSDSLRIWSVEEQLHEQLNLSLVKYGKSLGEVSNGRMLGQLPPVTSFDWNALDTNLILSSSIDTTCTVWDLQASNYVKTQLIAHDSEVFDAKFLTQSSNLFASCGGDGSVRVFDLRCLAHSTIIYEPQQQVQGQTPSQTQVHTLAAHEQDGQLQKNSQSSALSSSASSSLGALDNCALLRLEPSPFDPNILATIQQDSNVVIILDMRYPGSPMLLLEGHAAPVNQLKWHPSKPNVLATCGDDCQILYWDLLELLSASQVWTGLTQQRWSTTSTVRTLETPQMSYTAQYEVNNFVWRPSGDWIGYTAGKRFYNIRM
- the MRPS17 gene encoding mitochondrial 37S ribosomal protein uS17m (Syntenic homolog of Saccharomyces cerevisiae YMR188C (MRPS17)), whose product is MARQNFVGLVISHGKMQKTVKVRVETKVFNKRLNKEMMHRKDYLVHDEGESAREGDVVRIEATRPLSRRKYFSVAEILKNQGQRQVEFQADAKRAVRADEAARAQAFLERREQRTTAGTTLVADVAALQEAYTQGTLDSPEVAAIRERYGVSEFTPDTLQKLLELDVTAMEQEVMRQRTRLEDVLSRLEAYMQDQAAADAYLRSKNVEAPEELKKHTRKNLLRKHITADLLN
- the RBD2 gene encoding putative rhomboid protease RBD2 (Syntenic homolog of Saccharomyces cerevisiae YPL246C (RBD2)), whose product is MDWKSMLRTGVHKPGALTAGLSVFLTLVYVLNWVFPINEKILLDPGALRKLQLTRLSLYPLAHLSIFHLLLNLMSLFVPLSMFEASHGTVFTGITLNLLAIVTGVVYCLVGMLLYPNVYVGGASGWCFTLCGYFAVQEAGFRPHYELASLKMPTLYIPLVFLVLVTLLMPGSSFVGHLIGLGLGYLIGFRERWLQMATPPGWLIVKIETWLDRWISMIPSVVKYHRESSVDRTAGYTPLYQESELPLHNDNFPGQGRVLGP
- the HUT1 gene encoding UDP-galactose transporter HUT1 (Syntenic homolog of Saccharomyces cerevisiae YPL244C (HUT1)), encoding MGSQVRLVIAVCGIYATFLTWSLAQEPLTTSVWPNSAARFSHSSFIVLCQALTAAVVGLCYLKAQRSGYGAREFIRKHWADVAGISLTQALSAPAANHSLQYVDYVGYMLAKSCKLLPIMLVHVLVYRTPIGRDKALVGVLVSGGVALFTLGGAERKQGEASLYGLGMLLVSLFLDGLTNASQDRLLRRPASKKITGAHLMVALNTAIVLWNLAYLVLFDRTQWQGSLQQLHADPAILTYLFTYCACGALGQCFVFFTLEHYSSLVLATVTVTRKMVSMLLSIVVYGHSVRPVQWLGILVVFGGIIWETVKKGQRGSGQKSKQH
- the SRP68 gene encoding signal recognition particle subunit SRP68 (Syntenic homolog of Saccharomyces cerevisiae YPL243W (SRP68)) codes for the protein MVTAVKYSPLRATYGVRSDQYLEDYDDYRHYHGKLNAKLMSLRRRLQLTTRDTRRYSAKEKYSKVGAAEYQRNRLHGLAMLLHAERDIAYAETLKLRARERGWLKKSERRLLTTRLKKAWRTAGKLLEMTADEGRWVVRAELLVYEKLARVEYLVHGKHSRRKDSDRIAQELALSVAALEYLCTEGEVAAETVATINGRFDYMLRQHAQCFSSAELQAFTAKVVNTRKDDPLLVLLLAHGYELPVEGAAAADGGLQTEVKWRSYNAQIHEPNVARLLNEIKTQDATQVSEHDDPVLKWNAAIDAQRQSMERRQEEGVHYEGEDDQILLTYLQFNYLCATMGRDVALLQPLWVEWQEGRRTARFTKYKQLNHVINNIITHAEEAMGLPGVYSDDELTAYLKLVKVFYRAQLVGRGLAPLYQEEGKHQEALALYAGSMQNLRTAMSAMPRDTAFDPFNILDNVSELQKALESSCRSVAALAEYTGNSSRPAQQYELSLLEKMNTNTFIDYANIYTGNLFPLRPRVMPVSAKPTLFDLAFNYIGCESSAVPPEQTSAAVTPAAETEQPRKRGIFGIFR
- a CDS encoding uncharacterized protein (Syntenic homolog of Saccharomyces cerevisiae YMR187C), with product MNFIYRKKYTCWICLEESDGLFSFAWTRHECGCSLQVHNKCLVRWLFATNLRVWNECGTSDFYRIRSLPELKRRLCYVVDGHRNFQSEVNLAETVQGIPAVGQTWAAFLCILEMAVRILLRIPPSEPPTDLWRGLPIEAVACPQCKKSITKGRLYWHTSSLGLHAYSIYKSASTYVATIALFWFLYSNPWKQWFKIGLYLLRQVFPESILQQILDVSTTRAIDVYTDSMNGIECVPARQRFLILGFPLYLAGLLSPTLPLGYMQQIYPWTLVTACRNSKVVLKVLSVELFVASLYTKVAAMLGRSLKKKLLSVRPYFNSPKDSTENNTFTEELLRTTWLDCITDITLLFRISTFISNNILQPIPIITRLILKLDPTVSPNECICVQNLLAIGAVCCGRELGRFFLAYKRSRELQQLQRIVEDDDI